The proteins below come from a single Acidovorax sp. NCPPB 4044 genomic window:
- a CDS encoding Do family serine endopeptidase — translation MNKILSTPTRLTLALVVAGAMGATGAGLVTNLHAGHAAQAPAPAMGPVATSTASPAAAPVAGVAMPDFAQITARNGAAVVNISVTGTTKTSFNGAGGSDGDDDDTPSAQRQQQHGAQGMDPDDPFFEFFRRFGMPGAGGRAPQREVPMRGEGSGFIVSHDGLIMTNAHVVKGASVVTVKLTDRREFRAKVLGSDPKTDVAVLKIDAKDLPVVQLGSTRNLAVGEWVLAIGSPFGFENSVTAGVVSAKGRALPDDSFVPFIQTDVAVNPGNSGGPLFNARGEVVGINSQIYSRSGGYQGVSFAIPIEVAAKVKDQIVATGKASHARLGVSVQEVNQAFADSFQLDKPEGALVAGVEPGGPADKAGLKSGDVIRRIDGQPIVASGDLPAFVGQSAPGSAVRMEVWRHGKQEEITATLGDASDKPAKLARAEQAVGKGQLGLSLRPLQPQERSEAGVSAGLVVEAARGPAALAGVEPGDVLLSINGSPAQNMEQVRAAMAKAGKSVALLIQRDGDKIFVPVPLG, via the coding sequence ATGAACAAGATCCTCTCCACCCCTACCCGACTCACCCTGGCCCTCGTGGTCGCAGGGGCCATGGGGGCGACGGGCGCGGGGCTCGTCACCAACCTGCATGCGGGCCATGCGGCGCAGGCGCCGGCGCCTGCCATGGGGCCGGTTGCCACGTCAACGGCTTCCCCTGCGGCGGCGCCGGTGGCTGGCGTGGCCATGCCGGATTTCGCGCAGATCACGGCGCGCAACGGGGCGGCGGTGGTCAACATCAGCGTGACGGGCACCACCAAAACTTCGTTCAACGGCGCGGGCGGCAGCGATGGCGACGATGACGACACGCCCTCCGCGCAGCGCCAGCAGCAGCACGGCGCGCAGGGCATGGACCCGGACGATCCGTTCTTTGAATTCTTCCGCCGCTTCGGCATGCCCGGCGCGGGCGGGCGCGCGCCCCAGCGCGAGGTGCCGATGCGCGGCGAGGGCTCGGGCTTCATCGTGAGCCACGACGGGCTGATCATGACCAACGCGCACGTGGTGAAGGGTGCCAGCGTGGTCACGGTGAAGCTCACCGACCGCCGCGAGTTCCGCGCCAAGGTGCTGGGCTCCGATCCCAAGACCGACGTGGCGGTGCTGAAGATCGATGCGAAGGACCTGCCCGTGGTGCAGCTGGGCAGCACCAGAAACCTGGCCGTGGGCGAGTGGGTGCTGGCCATCGGTTCGCCGTTCGGCTTCGAGAACAGCGTGACAGCGGGCGTGGTGAGCGCCAAGGGCCGCGCGCTACCCGACGACAGCTTCGTGCCCTTCATCCAGACCGATGTGGCGGTGAACCCCGGCAATTCGGGCGGCCCGCTGTTCAATGCGCGCGGCGAGGTGGTGGGCATCAACTCGCAGATCTACAGCCGCTCGGGCGGCTACCAGGGCGTGTCGTTCGCGATCCCGATCGAGGTGGCCGCGAAGGTGAAGGACCAGATCGTCGCCACCGGCAAGGCCAGCCATGCGCGGCTCGGCGTGTCGGTGCAGGAGGTGAACCAGGCGTTCGCCGATTCGTTCCAGCTCGACAAGCCCGAAGGTGCGCTGGTCGCGGGCGTGGAGCCCGGCGGCCCCGCCGACAAGGCCGGGTTGAAGTCGGGCGACGTGATCCGCCGCATCGACGGCCAGCCCATCGTGGCCTCGGGCGACCTGCCGGCCTTCGTGGGCCAGTCCGCGCCCGGCAGCGCGGTGCGCATGGAAGTGTGGCGCCACGGCAAGCAGGAGGAGATCACGGCCACGCTGGGCGATGCGAGCGACAAGCCCGCGAAGCTGGCGCGCGCCGAGCAGGCGGTGGGCAAGGGGCAGCTGGGCCTGTCGCTGCGTCCGCTGCAGCCGCAGGAGCGCAGCGAGGCCGGCGTGAGCGCGGGCCTGGTGGTGGAGGCCGCGCGCGGCCCCGCGGCCCTGGCCGGCGTGGAGCCGGGCGACGTGCTGCTGTCGATCAACGGCTCGCCCGCGCAGAACATGGAGCAGGTGCGCGCCGCGATGGCGAAGGCCGGCAAGTCGGTGGCGCTGCTGATCCAGCGCGACGGCGACAAGATCTTCGTACCCGTGCCGCTGGGCTGA
- a CDS encoding CRISPR-associated endonuclease Cas3'', with amino-acid sequence MKDDAPGGGNTLAPADPTAPSPAGTAAPPTVAGFYAHSVDGKPESHWQTLPAHLHAVGRMAGESAAVFSAQALGQAIGWLHDLGKYTLPFQERLRGNPLRVDHSTWGARIAQQRLGHMGQLMAYGIAGHHAGLANGRGEGERTALADRLSAELPALHPAWERDIALPARLGAPASFKPYSQNRQQATDRHPFQLAFLARMLFSCLVDADFIDTERFYLQAEGGTDHRRAGDACPSLPALREQLDGYMGGLTARSDPDSDVNRLRADILRQVRQRAECDPGLFSLTVPTGGGKTLASLAFALDHAIRHGLRRVIFVIPFTSIVEQNAAVFREALGALGEAAVLEHHSAFIERQPPRDDPEKYQSDKKLRLAMENWDAPIVVTTAVQFFESLFAARPSQCRKLHNIAGSVVVLDEAQTMPLRLLKPCVATIDELARNYRSSVVLCTATQPALEAPAFEGGLTGVRELAPLPARLFQQLERVRVRHIGTLDDAALAAHMRQREQVLCIVNNRRHARAVYEAMADLPGARHLTTLMCAKHRSEVLAEVRQMLKDKVPCRVVSTSLIEAGVDVDFPTVLRAEAGLDSIAQAAGRCNREGRRSIDASEVLVFGTANEEWAPPPELAQYAQAAREVLRQCPDDPLSPETIARYFTLLYWQKGSEALDVPDLMGLLKASRPDSLPMETLAAKFRMIDSVQMPVIVPYDGVARQALKDLEFAEGSLGLARKLQPYVVQLPRQGFDALYKAGAIQPVAPQKWGEQFMALAHTDLYDRRFGLHWDNPTFIRSERLNW; translated from the coding sequence TTGAAAGATGACGCACCCGGCGGCGGGAATACCCTTGCCCCGGCCGATCCCACGGCCCCGTCTCCTGCCGGCACCGCAGCGCCGCCCACCGTCGCAGGCTTCTATGCGCATTCGGTGGACGGGAAGCCCGAGAGCCACTGGCAGACACTGCCCGCCCACCTGCATGCCGTGGGCCGCATGGCGGGCGAGTCCGCCGCCGTTTTCAGTGCCCAGGCACTGGGCCAGGCCATCGGATGGCTGCACGATCTGGGCAAATACACCCTGCCCTTTCAGGAACGGCTGCGCGGCAACCCCTTGCGCGTGGACCATTCCACCTGGGGCGCGCGCATTGCCCAGCAGCGGCTGGGACACATGGGGCAGCTGATGGCCTACGGGATCGCGGGCCACCACGCGGGGCTGGCCAATGGACGCGGCGAGGGAGAGCGCACTGCGCTGGCGGATCGGCTTTCCGCAGAGCTGCCAGCGCTGCATCCGGCATGGGAGCGGGACATCGCCCTGCCCGCCCGGCTGGGCGCCCCGGCGAGCTTCAAGCCCTACAGCCAGAACCGCCAGCAGGCGACGGACCGACACCCGTTCCAGCTCGCCTTCCTGGCCCGCATGCTGTTCTCCTGCCTGGTGGATGCCGACTTCATCGACACCGAACGCTTCTATCTCCAGGCCGAGGGCGGCACCGACCATCGGCGCGCAGGCGATGCCTGTCCGTCGCTGCCCGCGCTGCGCGAACAGTTGGACGGCTACATGGGTGGGCTCACCGCCAGGAGCGACCCCGACAGCGACGTGAACCGCTTGCGCGCCGACATCCTGCGCCAGGTGCGGCAGCGCGCCGAGTGCGACCCGGGCCTGTTTTCACTCACGGTTCCGACGGGTGGCGGCAAGACACTGGCCTCGCTCGCCTTCGCGCTGGACCACGCCATCCGCCACGGGCTGCGGCGCGTGATTTTCGTGATTCCCTTCACCAGCATCGTCGAGCAGAACGCCGCCGTGTTCCGCGAGGCACTCGGCGCGCTCGGAGAAGCCGCCGTGCTGGAGCACCACAGTGCCTTCATCGAGCGCCAGCCGCCCCGGGACGACCCGGAAAAGTATCAGTCGGACAAGAAATTGCGCCTGGCCATGGAGAACTGGGACGCTCCCATCGTCGTCACCACGGCCGTGCAGTTCTTCGAGAGCCTGTTCGCCGCACGGCCCTCGCAATGCCGCAAGCTGCACAACATCGCCGGCAGCGTCGTCGTGCTGGACGAAGCGCAGACCATGCCGCTCCGGCTGCTCAAGCCCTGCGTCGCCACCATCGACGAACTGGCCCGCAACTACCGCAGCAGCGTCGTGCTCTGCACGGCCACGCAGCCCGCGCTGGAAGCCCCCGCCTTCGAGGGCGGCCTGACCGGCGTGCGCGAGTTGGCGCCCCTGCCTGCCCGGCTCTTCCAGCAACTGGAGCGGGTGCGCGTGCGCCACATCGGCACGCTGGACGACGCGGCCCTGGCCGCCCACATGCGGCAGCGCGAGCAGGTGCTGTGCATCGTCAACAACCGGCGCCATGCGCGGGCCGTGTATGAAGCCATGGCCGACCTGCCGGGGGCGCGGCACCTCACCACGCTGATGTGCGCCAAGCACCGCAGCGAGGTGCTGGCGGAGGTTCGGCAAATGCTCAAAGACAAGGTGCCCTGCCGGGTCGTCAGCACCAGCCTCATCGAGGCGGGCGTGGATGTGGACTTCCCCACCGTTCTGCGTGCCGAGGCCGGCCTGGATTCCATCGCCCAGGCCGCCGGCCGCTGCAACCGCGAAGGCCGCAGAAGCATCGACGCCAGTGAAGTGCTGGTGTTCGGTACGGCCAACGAAGAATGGGCACCGCCTCCCGAATTGGCCCAATACGCCCAGGCCGCGCGCGAAGTGCTGCGCCAGTGCCCTGACGACCCCCTATCGCCCGAAACCATCGCCCGCTATTTCACGCTGCTGTACTGGCAAAAAGGCAGTGAGGCACTCGACGTGCCCGATCTCATGGGCCTGCTCAAGGCCAGCCGACCGGACAGCCTTCCCATGGAAACCCTGGCGGCGAAATTCCGCATGATCGACAGCGTGCAGATGCCGGTGATCGTGCCGTATGACGGCGTGGCCCGTCAGGCACTGAAGGATCTGGAGTTTGCGGAAGGCAGCCTGGGCTTGGCGCGCAAGCTGCAGCCATACGTGGTGCAGTTGCCGAGGCAGGGGTTCGACGCGCTTTACAAGGCCGGGGCCATACAGCCCGTGGCGCCGCAGAAATGGGGAGAGCAGTTCATGGCACTTGCGCACACTGACCTTTATGACCGCAGGTTCGGCTTGCATTGGGACAACCCGACGTTCATTCGCAGCGAGCGTCTGAACTGGTAA
- the cas5c gene encoding type I-C CRISPR-associated protein Cas5c — MAYGVRLRIWGERACFTRPEMKVERVSYDAITPSAARGILEAIHWKPALRWSVNRIHVLNPIRFESIRRNEVGGKLSPASVAKAMKAGTPAGLANYVDEDRQQRAATVLRDVAYVIEAHFDLTAKAGPDDSVGKHLDIFNRRARKGQCFQQPCLGVREFPASFELLEDGDPVPPVHESLMEPRDLGWTLHDIDFDRGMAPRFFRAQMVGGAIDVPPWQSEEVKS, encoded by the coding sequence ATGGCCTATGGAGTGAGATTACGGATCTGGGGCGAACGTGCCTGCTTCACCAGACCTGAAATGAAAGTTGAACGAGTCTCGTACGACGCGATCACGCCGTCCGCTGCACGCGGCATTCTGGAAGCGATCCATTGGAAACCCGCCCTGCGCTGGTCCGTCAACCGCATCCACGTGCTCAATCCGATCCGCTTCGAGTCCATCCGCCGCAATGAGGTGGGCGGCAAGCTCTCTCCGGCCAGCGTGGCGAAGGCCATGAAAGCCGGCACGCCCGCGGGCTTGGCGAACTACGTCGATGAAGACCGCCAACAGCGTGCCGCGACCGTTCTGCGCGATGTGGCCTATGTGATCGAGGCGCACTTCGACCTCACGGCCAAGGCCGGCCCCGACGACTCGGTGGGCAAGCACCTCGACATCTTCAACCGCCGCGCGCGCAAGGGCCAGTGCTTCCAGCAGCCTTGCTTGGGCGTGCGGGAGTTTCCGGCCAGCTTCGAACTGCTGGAGGATGGCGACCCGGTTCCGCCCGTGCATGAAAGCCTCATGGAGCCCCGCGACCTGGGCTGGACGCTGCACGACATCGATTTCGATCGCGGCATGGCGCCCCGCTTCTTCCGCGCGCAGATGGTGGGCGGTGCGATCGACGTGCCGCCGTGGCAGAGCGAAGAGGTGAAGTCATGA
- the cas8c gene encoding type I-C CRISPR-associated protein Cas8c/Csd1, producing the protein MILQALATNYQRLLARGEEGLSPFGYSPEKISYEILLAPDGRVVDVNDIRDTSGKKPLPRTLNVPQPEKRTVGIKSNFLWDKTSYVLGASATSKRADKEHEAFKALHQENLAGTDDAGLKALLAFLSTWTPERFSASPFKEEMLDANVVFRLDGEKSYLHERPAAQTARARLLAGSDGAAPVLAECLVSGERMPVARLHPAIKGVNGAQSSGASIVSFNLESFTSYGKSQGENAPVSEQAAFAYTTVLNHLLRRSEHNHQRIQIGDASVVFWAEADDAAEAQAAELTFESLLNAPPDDSQEAARVRDVLMQVAKGRPLSELDPKLRDGTRMFVLGLAPNASRISIRFWEAGTLGVFADRLAQHAQDFRLEPIPWKTAPAARRVVLATVPNREGAMPKMDDAFNNLVGEFMRSVLGGRPYPRSLLANTLMRIRSDGNLSGLRAAICKGILARERRLGINIPIHKEEVPVSLDKQSNNPGYRLGRLFAVLEAVQRSALSGQVNATIRDRYYGAASATPASVFPVLLRNTQNHLGKLRKDKPGLAVNLEKDIREIVDGLPEQFPRSLRIEDQGRFAIGYYHQSQSRFVKGEAGSDQDTTANDSNADTTEGAPA; encoded by the coding sequence ATGATCCTGCAGGCCCTCGCCACCAATTACCAACGCCTGCTGGCGCGCGGCGAAGAGGGGCTTTCCCCCTTCGGCTACAGCCCTGAAAAGATCAGCTACGAGATCCTGTTGGCGCCGGATGGCCGCGTGGTGGATGTGAACGACATTCGCGACACCTCGGGAAAGAAGCCCTTGCCGCGCACATTGAATGTGCCCCAGCCGGAAAAGCGCACGGTGGGCATCAAATCCAATTTCCTCTGGGACAAGACCAGCTACGTGCTGGGCGCCAGCGCGACCAGCAAGCGCGCCGACAAGGAACACGAAGCCTTCAAGGCACTGCACCAGGAAAACCTTGCGGGCACAGACGATGCAGGGCTCAAGGCCCTGCTTGCCTTCCTTTCGACCTGGACTCCCGAGCGTTTTTCCGCATCGCCATTCAAGGAAGAGATGCTCGACGCCAACGTCGTCTTCCGCTTGGATGGAGAAAAGTCCTACCTGCACGAACGCCCCGCCGCACAGACTGCGCGTGCCCGCCTGCTGGCAGGCAGCGACGGTGCCGCGCCCGTACTGGCGGAATGCCTCGTGTCCGGCGAGCGCATGCCCGTCGCCCGCCTTCACCCGGCCATCAAGGGCGTGAACGGCGCGCAGAGCTCTGGCGCCTCCATCGTCTCGTTCAACCTGGAATCGTTCACCTCGTACGGCAAGAGCCAGGGGGAGAACGCACCCGTTTCCGAACAGGCCGCGTTCGCCTACACCACCGTGCTTAACCACCTGCTGCGGCGCAGCGAGCACAACCACCAACGCATCCAGATCGGCGATGCCAGCGTGGTCTTCTGGGCCGAAGCCGACGACGCCGCAGAAGCCCAGGCCGCCGAGTTGACATTCGAGTCGCTGCTCAATGCGCCTCCCGACGATTCGCAGGAAGCCGCACGCGTACGCGATGTGCTCATGCAGGTCGCCAAAGGCCGTCCGTTGAGCGAGTTGGACCCGAAACTGCGGGATGGCACCCGCATGTTCGTGCTGGGCCTGGCGCCCAACGCTTCGCGCATTTCCATCCGCTTCTGGGAAGCCGGCACGCTCGGTGTTTTTGCCGACCGACTGGCGCAGCATGCGCAGGACTTCCGCCTGGAGCCCATCCCCTGGAAAACCGCCCCGGCTGCGCGCCGCGTCGTGCTGGCCACGGTACCCAACCGCGAGGGCGCCATGCCCAAGATGGACGACGCCTTCAACAACCTGGTGGGCGAGTTCATGCGGTCCGTGCTGGGCGGCCGACCCTATCCGCGCAGCCTGCTGGCCAACACCCTCATGCGCATCCGCTCCGACGGCAATCTCTCGGGCCTGCGCGCGGCGATCTGCAAAGGCATCCTGGCCCGGGAAAGGCGGCTGGGCATCAACATTCCAATCCACAAGGAGGAGGTTCCCGTGAGTCTCGACAAGCAATCCAACAATCCGGGCTACCGGCTGGGCCGCCTGTTCGCCGTGCTGGAGGCCGTGCAGCGCAGCGCGCTCAGCGGCCAAGTGAATGCGACCATCCGCGACCGCTACTACGGCGCGGCATCGGCCACGCCCGCATCGGTCTTTCCGGTGCTGCTGCGCAACACACAAAACCACCTGGGCAAGCTGCGCAAGGACAAGCCGGGCCTGGCCGTGAACCTGGAAAAGGACATCCGGGAGATCGTCGATGGCCTGCCGGAGCAGTTCCCGCGCAGCCTGCGCATCGAGGACCAGGGCCGTTTCGCCATCGGCTACTACCACCAGTCGCAAAGCCGCTTCGTGAAGGGCGAGGCGGGCTCCGACCAAGACACCACCGCCAACGATTCCAACGCAGATACCACCGAGGGAGCCCCCGCATGA
- the cas7c gene encoding type I-C CRISPR-associated protein Cas7/Csd2 produces MTAIAHRYEFVYLFDITNGNPNGDPDAGNLPRLDPETNRGLVTDVCLKRKIRNFVGLDKADTAGHAIYMQEKAILNQQHQKAWEALGIPPDAKEQFKKLPKDEAKAREITAWMCANFFDVRTFGAVMTTGVNAGQVRGPVQMAFATSIDPVVPLEISITRMAVTTEKEAEAQSGDNRTMGRKHIIPYGLYRAHGFISAKLAERTGFSDADLELFWNALTNMFEHDRSAARGEMAARKLIVFQHESAMGNAPAHVLFEAVKIERAQPEDEAAAPRRFADYRVSIDRSAIPAGVAVHERL; encoded by the coding sequence ATGACCGCCATCGCCCACCGCTACGAGTTCGTCTACCTGTTCGACATCACCAATGGCAACCCCAACGGCGATCCGGATGCGGGCAATCTGCCGCGGCTCGATCCCGAGACCAACCGGGGCCTCGTGACCGACGTGTGCCTGAAGCGCAAGATCCGCAACTTCGTGGGCCTGGACAAGGCAGACACCGCGGGCCACGCAATCTACATGCAGGAAAAGGCCATCCTCAACCAGCAGCACCAGAAGGCATGGGAGGCGCTGGGCATCCCCCCCGATGCCAAGGAGCAGTTCAAGAAGCTGCCCAAGGACGAAGCCAAGGCCCGCGAGATCACCGCGTGGATGTGCGCCAACTTCTTCGACGTGCGCACCTTCGGCGCCGTGATGACCACGGGCGTCAACGCCGGGCAGGTGCGCGGCCCTGTGCAGATGGCGTTCGCCACGTCCATCGATCCGGTGGTTCCGCTGGAGATTTCCATCACCCGCATGGCCGTCACCACCGAGAAGGAGGCCGAAGCCCAGAGCGGCGACAACCGCACCATGGGCCGCAAGCACATCATTCCCTACGGCCTCTACCGCGCCCATGGCTTCATCTCCGCCAAGCTGGCGGAACGCACGGGCTTCTCCGACGCGGACCTGGAACTGTTCTGGAATGCGCTGACCAACATGTTCGAGCACGACCGCTCCGCCGCGCGCGGCGAGATGGCGGCGCGCAAGCTCATCGTCTTCCAGCACGAAAGTGCCATGGGCAACGCGCCCGCGCATGTGCTGTTCGAAGCCGTGAAAATCGAACGCGCACAGCCGGAAGACGAAGCCGCCGCGCCGCGCCGCTTCGCCGACTACCGCGTGTCGATCGACCGGTCTGCCATTCCGGCGGGCGTGGCCGTTCACGAGCGGCTCTGA
- the cas4 gene encoding CRISPR-associated protein Cas4, translating to MEADDDFLPLSALQHYLYCPRQCALIHVEQQWAESRHTAEGRLLHERADQPRGERRRGVRTVTAMPLANPALRIAGIADVVEFHDLPGSEQEQAVPVEYKRGRPKAHRADEVQLCAQALCLEAMLEQPVPAGALFYGATRRRKDVAFDATLRRTTLDTIEATRAMLNSGTTPSAVYEPRRCDACSLIDLCQPRWLARGSGVNGWLARHLAASATLPPATDGDTTACAGN from the coding sequence ATGGAAGCGGACGACGACTTTCTTCCCCTGTCCGCCCTGCAGCACTACCTCTACTGCCCGCGCCAATGCGCACTCATCCACGTGGAGCAGCAGTGGGCCGAGAGCCGCCACACGGCCGAGGGACGGCTGCTGCACGAGCGGGCGGACCAACCCCGGGGTGAGCGCCGCCGCGGCGTACGCACGGTGACGGCCATGCCGCTGGCCAACCCGGCCTTGCGCATCGCCGGCATCGCAGACGTGGTGGAGTTCCACGACTTGCCGGGGAGCGAACAGGAGCAGGCCGTGCCCGTCGAGTACAAGCGCGGCCGCCCGAAGGCGCACCGGGCGGACGAGGTGCAACTGTGCGCACAGGCACTGTGCCTGGAAGCCATGCTGGAGCAGCCCGTTCCGGCCGGGGCGCTTTTCTATGGCGCCACCCGCCGCCGCAAGGACGTGGCCTTCGATGCCACGCTGCGGCGCACCACGCTGGACACCATCGAAGCCACCCGGGCCATGCTGAACAGCGGCACCACACCAAGTGCGGTCTACGAACCCCGGCGCTGCGACGCCTGCTCGCTCATCGACCTGTGCCAGCCCCGCTGGCTGGCGCGGGGCAGTGGCGTGAACGGCTGGCTCGCGCGGCATCTGGCCGCGTCGGCCACGCTGCCGCCGGCCACCGATGGAGACACCACCGCATGCGCCGGCAACTGA
- the cas1c gene encoding type I-C CRISPR-associated endonuclease Cas1c, producing MRRQLNTLYVTTEGAWLHKDGANIVMEVEQAVRARLPVHMLEGLVCFGRVLVSPPLLGYCAEQGITTSFLSPHGKFLARVEGPVSGNVLLRRQQYRVSDDPVRCAAVVRNLLQGKLHNQRAVLGRALRDHGGKLPPADEKALSHAHLRLGRIADRLAMETSVDLLRGSEGEAAQAYFGVFDHLIRVPGTAMRFQGRSRRPPLDAVNALLSFLYTLVTHDCRSALESVGLDPAVGFLHRDRPGRPSLALDLLEEFRPLLADRLALSLINLRQIGEADFQTMDNGAVLLREESRKTVLTAYQERKREELRHVFLEEKAPIGLFPFIQAQLLARHLRGDLDAYPPFLWK from the coding sequence ATGCGCCGGCAACTGAACACGCTCTACGTCACCACCGAAGGCGCCTGGTTGCACAAGGACGGCGCCAACATCGTCATGGAGGTGGAACAGGCAGTGCGCGCACGGCTGCCCGTGCACATGCTGGAAGGCCTCGTCTGCTTCGGCCGCGTGCTCGTCTCTCCACCGCTGCTGGGCTACTGCGCGGAGCAGGGCATCACCACGTCGTTCCTCAGCCCCCACGGCAAGTTCTTGGCGCGGGTGGAAGGCCCTGTTTCCGGCAACGTGCTGCTGCGCCGGCAGCAATACCGCGTGAGCGACGACCCGGTACGGTGCGCAGCCGTCGTGCGCAACCTGCTGCAGGGCAAGCTGCACAACCAGCGCGCCGTGCTGGGCCGCGCCCTGCGCGACCATGGTGGCAAGCTGCCGCCGGCCGACGAGAAAGCCCTGTCGCACGCGCACCTTCGGCTCGGCCGCATCGCGGACCGTTTGGCCATGGAGACGTCGGTGGACCTGCTGCGCGGCAGCGAAGGCGAAGCGGCACAGGCGTACTTTGGCGTGTTCGACCACCTGATCCGGGTGCCGGGGACGGCGATGCGCTTCCAGGGGCGCAGCCGCCGCCCGCCGCTGGATGCCGTCAACGCCCTGCTCTCGTTTCTCTACACACTGGTCACGCACGACTGCCGCTCGGCGCTGGAAAGCGTGGGGCTCGATCCGGCCGTGGGCTTTCTGCACCGCGACCGGCCGGGCCGCCCGAGCCTTGCGCTGGACCTGCTGGAGGAGTTCCGCCCCCTGCTGGCCGACCGCCTGGCCCTGTCGCTCATCAACCTGCGGCAGATCGGTGAGGCGGATTTCCAGACGATGGACAACGGCGCCGTGCTGCTGCGCGAGGAATCGCGCAAGACCGTGCTCACGGCCTACCAGGAACGCAAGCGCGAAGAACTTCGGCATGTCTTCCTGGAAGAAAAAGCCCCCATCGGGCTCTTCCCGTTCATCCAGGCCCAACTCCTGGCCCGCCACCTGCGCGGCGACCTGGATGCCTATCCGCCCTTCCTGTGGAAATGA
- the cas2 gene encoding CRISPR-associated endonuclease Cas2, which translates to MMVLVSYDVRSQDKAGARRLRHIAKACLDFGQRVQFSVFEIEVDAAQWTALRARLLQAIDPAQDSLRFYYLGNDWQRKVEHVGTKPVLDLNGPLVL; encoded by the coding sequence ATGATGGTCCTCGTCAGCTACGATGTCCGCTCCCAGGACAAGGCCGGGGCCAGACGCCTGCGGCACATCGCCAAAGCCTGCCTGGATTTCGGGCAACGCGTGCAGTTCTCGGTATTCGAGATCGAGGTGGATGCCGCCCAATGGACCGCCCTCCGGGCCAGGCTGCTGCAGGCGATCGATCCGGCGCAGGACAGCTTGCGGTTCTACTACCTGGGCAACGACTGGCAGCGCAAGGTGGAGCACGTGGGCACCAAGCCCGTACTGGATCTGAACGGTCCGCTGGTGCTGTAG